The genomic segment TTCCGGAGGTCGGCTCGAGATTCGATGACGTCCTGTTCGGTCTCGCGCCAGGCGCCTGTCATCTCGATACCGAACAGGCCGAGTGTCTTTTTTGCAATCCAGTCACCGAACCAGATCGCCGGGGCGAGCACCCTGGCAAACCAGTACAGTGGCCGTGCGCCGTACTTACATACCTGTTTCGACCGTTCGACACCGAGGTATGTTGGTGTCTGTTCGCCATGAGTCAAATGAATTAGGTTAATGAGTAAGAATCCAAGCATCGAGCCAGCGCCGACTGATGCAAGTACCGTATTCTCGAACAGCGGCTCGAATACCGCTGCTAAACCTGGCTCCGCAATAATACCCAATGCAATACTGGTCGCAGAGATCCAAATCTGACACGCTGTGAGATAGAATTCAAGGTCTTCAGTCATCTCCCAGGCAAGCTCGAGTGAAGGAGTATCGAATTCCGACTTAGAATACTGCCGAGCGCGGGTGAGACCGAATTCAGTGGCAACGAAAAACGCGTTCAAGGCAATGAGAAGGATCCCAGCCAATATTCGGCCGCTGATTTCAAGGAGCTCCATCAGTGTTCTGTAGTATTAGGAGATACAAATGAGTGGGGCAGGAAAAGGTAAATATCGATCTCATCACGGGATCGTTGAGGACGATTATCGTATTAAGTCCTAGGGAGCTCAACGTATCGCTTGAATACCGAACGTCGAGACCGAGATACCTCCAATCGTGACCGGCATCCAGTAGATCGCGCCCCGGAATATGAGAATGGCTGCAGTAACTGCTGAGGCAGGAAGTCCAGTTGTCGGAACGAGTAGCGTCACAAAGGCTGCTTCAATTCCGCCAAGTCCACCCGGAAGCGGCGCGGTTCCAGCAAGATTCGCTAATGGGATAACAAAGAGTAGCACAGACAGTGGTACGCTATAGTCGAGAGCCGCGAACGAAGCCATGAGTGCAACAGCCTGAAACAACCATCCACATAATGAGAATCCAATCACAGTAGCTAAGCGCCTCCGGTCAGTTGCAATGCGTTCAATGTGTCCAAAAAATCGCCGAATCCGATCTGTGAGATTAGCTTCTAGCGTGTCGGAATCAAACCGATCCCGGCCAAAAAGCCTGATCTTCGAAGCAATAATATCAGGGACGTGTTCGATGATCACGCCACGGTACTGCCAGACAAACCCTATGGCGATAATGACTCCACCGATCAAGATAACTGTTGTACCGGTTGCTGCTTCAAGTCGATCGCCGATAGCGGTAGTAGTTGCATAGTAGCCGACACCAGTAAGGATAAGTAAAACTGATGGACCAACATTGAGAATATCGACGCTCGCAATCCCGGCAAGTCCAGTCTCATACCGGACGTTAGAGATCTTTGAGATAAGGAGCGCTACGATCGGTTCACCCCCGCCTGTCCGAATGGAGTAATGTTATTAGCGAAGATGGCCCCAGCGTAGACAAAAAACGATTTGCTAGCTGGGATATCAACGCCGAAAACTGCGAGAATGGTTCGCAGCATGAGGCTCCATGCAGCGAGCCAGCAAAGCGCTAGGAGAAAGGTTACAACGATTAGTGGTGGTTCAGTCGATAACAGCGAATCAATAATCTCCTGAAAGCTGACGACGACAAATACAATTGCGAAAATTGCAATCGCACCGACGGTACCGAGAAGAAACATCCGGCGGTCATGATCGCTCATCGTTCATCTTCCTTTGAGTAGTAATTATACTTCAACCATCTGGTTGATATTGATACTATTATTTCTAGTAGGTGCCCATCTATGTACCAGTATTTGCTCTCGAGTATGACAATTACCCGACTTATATAATAGTCTTCAAGTAACAAATGATGACTGTGGCTGGTGGGGTCACTCTGTCCCTTTGACTGTGACGATGGGAACTGGAGCAGAGCGGACAACCTTCTCAGCAAGACTGCCGAGCAGTATACGTTCAGTTCCCCGTCTTCCTGTTGTCCCCATTACAATGGCGTGTATGTTGTTTGATTCAGTATACTTGAGAATTACCTCAATAGGTGTTCCATGTTCGACTTGGCGTACAATATTTGTGACTCCATGTGTTTCTGCTTGTGAGGCAAGATCATCAACGGCATTGCTTGCGGCTTGTTCTGTATTATGATCAGATATCGTTGGCAGGGTATCCAAACCATGTGATTCATCATTTACGACGGATAAAATATGGACGGTCGAATCAAGGGTCGCTGCAAGTGAGAGGCCATGGTTAGCAGCA from the Natronococcus sp. AD-5 genome contains:
- a CDS encoding CNNM domain-containing protein, with amino-acid sequence MELLEISGRILAGILLIALNAFFVATEFGLTRARQYSKSEFDTPSLELAWEMTEDLEFYLTACQIWISATSIALGIIAEPGLAAVFEPLFENTVLASVGAGSMLGFLLINLIHLTHGEQTPTYLGVERSKQVCKYGARPLYWFARVLAPAIWFGDWIAKKTLGLFGIEMTGAWRETEQDVIESRADLRNQLGSVLDEGNLSDERREEVMNAFQIGDQPIRDVMVPPEDFVVLSTEADPEENFQKMEDSPQTRYPLIGEELIDFQGIIYTPVLVRHREELADGNIDFTELAAPPMTLSPDVDVSDAIDQFQTENQELALVIEDGEVVGLITVTDLLEAVMGDIEDPLDQEKISSLGE